The Aspergillus luchuensis IFO 4308 DNA, chromosome 4, nearly complete sequence DNA window CCACCCTGCATCCCAGCTGCAGCGTCACCCTCCACAGCCTTCCCCTCGGCGGCTGTCGCAAAGCGGCGCGCATACTGGCCCTGCGACAACCTCACATTGAACCCATCACGGACCGGTACCCGGTGAGCCGTCACCGACGGCTCATAGCGGGAGCTGTTCGCGCCATGAGCACCCCGTCTATACTCCCTGGCGCCAGGCCGGCGAGTGCCCCGAGGAACGGCACGCAAAAGAGGGCCCCGAGCCCTCAGTGCGCCGGGCAGGTAGTCCGCGCACAATTTCGCCGAGGATCCGCTCATGGACGTTGCGTATAACGAAAACTGCATAAGAAAATGGTGTGTGTCTGATCAAATGTGCGTTGCGACAAAGTCGTGGAGACTTAAACCCGAGGTTGTTCGGTCGGCAAATACTCGGCGAATGAGACGGTCAAGTGCGGCGCCCACGCGGCGAAGAAGCGGGGACAGACAAGTGGACACTGGAGAGGGCAACAGGAATGCACGCGCTGACAAGTATGTACAAGTCGACTCGACTCAACGGGTCGAATGCAAGTATGCAAGTGAGAAAGAAAGTCCTCTGAAGAGCCCCGATATTGACCGGAAGAGCAGAACTCCGCGGCGAAAAGGAACCGAAGCAACAAGAAAAGGCATTCCGATGGTCTGTCATGTGACTCGGAGAGCGGCAACTGATCGGCCCCCAGATTTAGAGCCGACAAAGCCTTATTTGGCCGAAGTGGATCATTCGTTTATTGTGAACGCCAGAATGGTAATTGGTTCCCTACCATGTGTTCTACTTGGCACAAAAAGCAGACGGTAAACAGTAGGTGTCGTAGCCTACGGCTAGAATATATATGCAAGAGAAGACTTATGTACAAAAGACAATAGCACATCACAGTAACAGGGTATGGAGGGTAAACAATCAGCCATGGCCCACACAACAGAAAAGTGCAGCTTcaaaaaaacaaacaaagagTACATGATGGCGTAAACGTTTCAGACATGTCATTCTTGTCAAAGCATCAACCTCGTGATTCAATAACAACCGCTCAGAGGCTGATGACCAGAGACAGCAGGAAAAATAACCATAACACCGGGACACCCGATACACCGTCACAAACGGGTGCAATATTCGGacaacaaaagaaaactGATAAAAATGACAGACAGATCTATCGGGATATAGACGGAGGGTGATAAAATAACGCTTCTATGCAAGTCCAACATATAGTGTGAGCTTGGAATTCCGCTGGATCGCCGTATCCAGGTCACTGTCCGTGGCCAAGTCGACGTACGTCCCGGACGGTTCGTCCTTGTACTGGACCACAATTTCATCCTGAATCTTTAGACGGTCCGtgagcttctccttgagcTGCTGAAGGCTGATGTCGTTCGGGACCCGGATCGCAATGAGGTCATCCTGGAAGAAAACCTTGACTTTCATGGCACCGCCGCTCGACGTCGACACCTGCGTTAACGAGCTAGGTTGGCGGTTCATCGGGGGTGGTGCGCCATTGGAAAgtgagagggagggttgACCGCGCTGGTGCGAGTTGCGCTCTGTGTGAACGGCAATCGGTGCCTGCGACGACTGGCGCGACACGCTCCGTGACGGCTCATTCGCCGAGGAATGATGCGAGCCACCGGAGAACCGGGTCTCTTCGCCAAATGCGTTGGGATCGATTTCAAAGTCACCGGGGCGGGGAGCGAAGAGCTGACGGACCAATTGGCAGCGAGAGATATGGGGCGGCATAGCCAAGAGCTTCTTGATATATTCATCCAAATTCTGTCGGCGGCCGTTGGAGATGGCGTCCGTGACATGGGTGACTGGTCCGGGCATATACGGCAGCGTGCGCGGCTTGCCACGGTTACCGGCTTCCTCCTCGAATTGAGTCAACAGTGCGATCTGGAAATCGTAAAAGTCGTGGTAGTAGCGGGCCAACTCCCAGCAGCGACCGTCCTCCATTTTGGCCTCGATGATGTACCAGTATTTGTCGTTGTCAAAGCAGTACCGGGGAATAGACGCCGCGATGGGCGCCATCAATGACTGGTGATAACTCTGCTGCGATTGATGCGAAACTTGTTGCACAAGAGACCCTTTACTAGCATTGCGAGTGTGGTAGCCCTATCGCACGGAAGGTTAGGGCGACAGTCCTCACGAGTGCATGGATGCGACAAAAGGGGAAAACATTGGTGACTTACCTGGGACTGGCCATTTTGGCTCATTTGACTCTGACGTCCGATGGACATCTTGTCCATGCTCGACGTGACGGACTGCATCGACGAGCCACCAGCAGAATCGATCTTGCCCAgcgtgatgctgctgttCTTGTACTCGgccgtcatcttcttccattcctccaCCTTCGGCACGCCGGCACGCCTCACAGCTTCAAGCGGATCGGTGACCGCTTGACCTGTCTGCATATCGCGAAGTTCGAGGAAGGAAACGGGGATGAGACCCGGGCCACCCAGGCGACCGATAGGTTTGGCGACAAACCATTCCTGGTTCGACTGGGCGATAACAATAATGGCCTCGCCAGCTTTGGCGTCTAGTTCGTCCGGTCGCTCGGCCTGGAAGTCGTACTGAACGATGCCATAGACCATGGCACTCGAGCCCTTCCCCAACTGCGACATCCTGGGTTGGAAGCTATTGCGGGAGGA harbors:
- the BEM1 gene encoding phosphatidylinositol-3-phosphate-binding protein BEM1 (COG:C;~EggNog:ENOG410PGTP;~InterPro:IPR001452,IPR030507,IPR035550,IPR036028, IPR035549,IPR001683,IPR036871,IPR000270;~PFAM:PF00018,PF00564,PF00787;~go_function: GO:0005515 - protein binding [Evidence IEA];~go_function: GO:0035091 - phosphatidylinositol binding [Evidence IEA];~go_process: GO:0000902 - cell morphogenesis [Evidence IEA]); this translates as MSQLGKGSSAMVYGIVQYDFQAERPDELDAKAGEAIIVIAQSNQEWFVAKPIGRLGGPGLIPVSFLELRDMQTGQAVTDPLEAVRRAGVPKVEEWKKMTAEYKNSSITLGKIDSAGGSSMQSVTSSMDKMSIGRQSQMSQNGQSQGYHTRNASKGSLVQQVSHQSQQSYHQSLMAPIAASIPRYCFDNDKYWYIIEAKMEDGRCWELARYYHDFYDFQIALLTQFEEEAGNRGKPRTLPYMPGPVTHVTDAISNGRRQNLDEYIKKLLAMPPHISRCQLVRQLFAPRPGDFEIDPNAFGEETRFSGGSHHSSANEPSRSVSRQSSQAPIAVHTERNSHQRGQPSLSLSNGAPPPMNRQPSSLTQVSTSSGGAMKVKVFFQDDLIAIRVPNDISLQQLKEKLTDRLKIQDEIVVQYKDEPSGTYVDLATDSDLDTAIQRNSKLTLYVGLA